GTGCACGGCGAATTTCTTCGTTTGAAAAATTGACTGAACTTGTTGGCTGTTTTTCTGAAATTGAGAAATATTGTTTATCCTGAACGGATATTCCAGAAACTTGGATGGTACTTTTTTGTAATTCAGCACGTAAAAAGGTATCGCTATTAGATCGTACTATTACATCGGTCTTTACCGAGTTTTTGTATCCCATTATTATGAATTCTATGGAATAGCTTCCAGTCTGAAGATTGTTTAATGAGAAATATCCGGTCGAATCCGTTATTGCTCCGGTTTCCAATTTGGGAATTATTACGTTAACGTATTGTAAAGGTGATTTTGTTTCGCTATCTGTTGTATAACCATATATGTTTCCGGTCGGGGCAGGTGCGGATTGCAAACAAATAGATAAATTTAGCAAAACAAAAAAAATTATTGCAAATCTGATTTTCATATTTTCTCCATGTTTTTTTCTAATAAATTATTAATATACATTTGGACATTCTGCGGATTTTTGAAATCCATTTCCAAAAATGATTCAAAAAGATGGGGTTTAAGAGAGGGAAATATAATAGCGGATAATATTTGAACTACAGACATTTTTTTCTCAATTTCTGATTGAGCTTTTAGATTTTTATTTCCCTTTACCAAAAGATCAGTAAGAAAATTATTAAACTTATTCGCGATATTATTCTGATCTTTCTTTGGAGATGAGTGATTGTCGAGGTGAGCATTGGTAATGTTCGGATAGTTTATAATGCCGGTGAATGTTTCTTCAAAAAATTCGAGAAAGGCTTTATAAGTCGCTTTATCTGTAAAATGTTCTTCAACATTATTTACAAAAGCTTCGTTAAGAGTTTGTTCTAGAGCGATATTTAATAGATTATCTTTGCTTCCGAAGTGATAATTAATCGCAGCCACATTTATTCTAGCTTCAGCCGCGATTTTGCGTGTGGTTATATTTTTCAATCCATATTTCTCAATGCATGTGATCATTGCAAAAACAAGTTTTTCTTTTGTTGACAACTGATTTTTCATTTTTTTCCTTTCAAACAATTGATTTAAACGATTGATTAAAACTTTTGTTT
Above is a window of Candidatus Cloacimonadota bacterium DNA encoding:
- a CDS encoding TetR/AcrR family transcriptional regulator, whose amino-acid sequence is TKVLINRLNQLFERKKMKNQLSTKEKLVFAMITCIEKYGLKNITTRKIAAEARINVAAINYHFGSKDNLLNIALEQTLNEAFVNNVEEHFTDKATYKAFLEFFEETFTGIINYPNITNAHLDNHSSPKKDQNNIANKFNNFLTDLLVKGNKNLKAQSEIEKKMSVVQILSAIIFPSLKPHLFESFLEMDFKNPQNVQMYINNLLEKNMEKI